The Chitinophaga flava genome has a segment encoding these proteins:
- a CDS encoding RNA polymerase sigma factor has translation MSTAKEQETFIRLMAGTQGIILKICYAYCYNKTDREDLAQEIVLTLWKGFPKYDPTCKFSTWMYRVSINVAITYYRNRIKNKGTIPFEERYLEIEDTRPDVTEAEAATNKLQKHITLLPDLERALVILYFEKKSYREIAEIMGLTETNVATKISRIKEKLKKNILSDPD, from the coding sequence ATGAGCACAGCAAAAGAACAGGAAACATTTATCCGGTTAATGGCGGGCACTCAGGGAATCATCCTTAAGATCTGCTATGCCTATTGCTATAATAAAACTGACCGGGAAGACCTGGCGCAGGAAATTGTTCTTACGCTATGGAAGGGCTTCCCTAAATATGACCCGACCTGTAAATTTTCCACCTGGATGTACCGGGTTTCTATCAACGTTGCCATAACATACTACCGGAACCGGATTAAAAACAAGGGGACTATTCCGTTTGAGGAGCGTTATCTGGAAATTGAAGACACCCGTCCGGATGTAACAGAAGCGGAAGCAGCCACCAATAAGCTGCAGAAACATATAACCCTGCTACCTGACCTTGAGAGGGCTCTGGTCATCCTTTATTTTGAAAAGAAAAGTTACCGGGAGATAGCCGAAATCATGGGCCTGACAGAAACAAACGTAGCCACCAAAATCAGCAGGATCAAGGAAAAGCTAAAAAAGAACATATTGAGTGATCCGGACTGA
- a CDS encoding serine hydrolase domain-containing protein, which translates to MRPYILLSMLILPLAVFSQSLQHRFDSVLQGYHQQGQLEGTVLVARQGKIVYTGQFGYANRQFKVPVTADTRFPIASISKMYTAIMVLQLQEEKKLDIDQPVSAYVPELLPSINARISLRQLLVHSSGLPSDKVPDYTTQSIKQPGAFIRNNVKDTLLFTPGSRFHYNNVDYILLGAVIEQVTGKKWGQVLQEKILTPLKLTSTGIVTQQDIIPKLAYGYHNYTYGPGTAMDTLHNDEARYLENYATAGGLYTTAAELFRVDQALYDGLLLQPASLTEMYTPVKELGFLKYARGFTALGSYVNRLSSIKPGGDLTVIERRGNILGFNSCLLRCVEDRNTVIVLCNTYTGNMEKIGDDILRILYNPPTHAHIKK; encoded by the coding sequence ATGCGCCCCTATATCCTGTTATCAATGCTCATACTGCCGTTAGCAGTTTTCTCCCAATCCCTCCAACACCGCTTCGACAGCGTATTACAAGGTTATCATCAACAGGGTCAGCTGGAAGGTACAGTATTGGTGGCCCGGCAAGGCAAAATCGTATATACGGGCCAGTTTGGTTATGCCAACCGGCAGTTCAAAGTCCCGGTAACAGCAGATACACGGTTTCCAATTGCTTCCATTAGCAAAATGTACACTGCCATTATGGTGTTGCAGCTACAGGAAGAAAAAAAGCTGGATATCGATCAACCTGTATCTGCCTACGTCCCCGAACTGCTGCCTTCCATCAATGCCCGGATCTCTCTAAGGCAGCTGTTGGTACATAGCTCCGGCCTTCCCAGTGATAAAGTACCGGACTACACTACCCAATCCATCAAACAGCCTGGCGCTTTCATCCGCAATAATGTTAAAGACACGCTGCTGTTCACTCCGGGAAGCCGCTTCCACTACAACAATGTAGACTACATTTTGTTAGGGGCTGTCATTGAGCAGGTGACTGGTAAAAAGTGGGGACAGGTATTACAGGAAAAGATCCTGACACCCTTAAAACTCACCAGTACAGGCATTGTCACACAGCAGGATATTATTCCGAAGCTGGCTTACGGGTATCACAATTATACCTATGGTCCCGGCACCGCCATGGATACGCTTCACAACGATGAGGCCCGTTATCTGGAAAACTATGCCACCGCCGGCGGGCTCTATACTACGGCTGCTGAGCTTTTCCGGGTAGACCAGGCACTTTATGACGGCCTGTTGCTACAACCGGCCTCACTAACGGAGATGTATACACCGGTAAAGGAACTGGGATTTCTCAAGTACGCCAGAGGCTTTACTGCTTTAGGCAGTTATGTAAACCGCCTTTCCTCCATTAAGCCTGGCGGGGATCTTACGGTGATAGAAAGAAGAGGTAATATCCTCGGATTTAACAGCTGCCTGCTCCGTTGTGTGGAAGACAGAAATACGGTGATCGTGCTGTGCAATACCTATACCGGTAATATGGAAAAAATCGGGGATGATATACTGCGTATCTTATATAACCCGCCAACCCACGCACATATAAAAAAATAA
- a CDS encoding Na+/H+ antiporter: MIEHFPFYITLILVIILLIMLAHRIKVAYPVLLVGAGLLISFIPGIPAMRINPSLIFIIFLPPLLYEAAWAISWKELWRWRRIIGSFAFVVVFLTALSVAFVANTYIPGFSLALGFLLGGIVSPPDAVSAGAILKFVKVPKRMSSILEGESLLNDASALIIFRFAMLAIATGQFIWYEAALSFGWMLLGGVGIGLIVGWIFMNIHKRLPTDANMDIILTFVTPYVMYMTAEEVHSSGVLAVVSGGLLLSHRRHHFLKASSRLRGVNVWESIVFVLNGIVFLLIGLDLPEITAGLKQEGISFSAAVGYGLLITVVLIVMRFIAAFGAVIVTMIARNFITVADPTYPGLRVPLLLGWTGMRGVVSLAAALSIPVLLDGEPFPQRNLILFITFIVILTTLLLQGLTLPSLIKSIPLPAFDDYLSEEDAEYVIRKGLAKCALEHLNTRYSEQRGHHIFLQQLADKWEEKSREDTDPALPDESRDIYLDILNQQRQWLLDKNQEAEHVDEDIIRKFLHQIDIEEEKLKFI; encoded by the coding sequence ATGATTGAGCACTTTCCTTTTTACATAACCCTGATTTTAGTGATTATATTGCTGATAATGCTGGCCCACAGAATAAAGGTGGCCTATCCGGTGCTGCTGGTGGGGGCCGGATTGCTGATCAGTTTTATACCTGGCATCCCTGCGATGCGTATTAACCCCTCATTAATATTCATCATCTTTTTACCGCCGTTGTTGTACGAAGCTGCCTGGGCTATTTCCTGGAAAGAGCTGTGGCGCTGGCGGCGTATTATCGGCAGTTTTGCTTTTGTGGTGGTTTTCCTGACAGCCTTGTCGGTGGCATTTGTGGCCAATACCTATATTCCCGGCTTTTCACTGGCATTGGGTTTTCTGTTGGGAGGTATTGTATCTCCGCCGGATGCTGTTAGTGCCGGCGCTATTCTGAAGTTTGTGAAAGTACCCAAACGTATGTCTTCTATACTGGAAGGGGAGAGTTTGCTGAATGATGCTTCTGCGCTGATTATTTTTCGTTTTGCCATGCTGGCGATAGCAACCGGACAGTTTATCTGGTACGAGGCTGCACTGAGTTTTGGCTGGATGTTGCTGGGAGGTGTAGGGATCGGTTTGATAGTAGGCTGGATATTTATGAATATTCATAAACGGCTGCCTACCGACGCCAATATGGACATTATTCTCACTTTCGTAACACCATATGTGATGTATATGACGGCAGAAGAAGTGCATAGTTCCGGTGTGCTGGCCGTAGTAAGCGGCGGTTTGCTGTTGTCCCACCGGAGACATCATTTTTTAAAAGCTTCTTCCCGTTTGCGCGGGGTAAATGTTTGGGAGAGTATTGTATTTGTATTAAATGGGATCGTCTTTTTGCTGATAGGGCTGGACCTGCCGGAAATTACAGCCGGCCTGAAACAGGAGGGTATCAGTTTTTCGGCTGCTGTTGGTTATGGGTTATTAATAACGGTGGTGCTGATTGTTATGAGGTTTATAGCTGCTTTCGGTGCGGTGATTGTCACTATGATTGCGCGTAATTTTATTACGGTCGCGGATCCCACCTATCCCGGCTTAAGAGTACCGTTGTTATTGGGCTGGACAGGTATGCGTGGCGTAGTGTCGCTGGCTGCGGCTTTGTCTATACCCGTGCTGTTGGATGGTGAGCCGTTTCCACAGAGAAACCTTATCCTCTTTATTACCTTTATTGTAATACTCACCACCTTGCTGTTGCAGGGATTAACACTTCCGTCTTTAATTAAAAGCATACCGCTGCCAGCCTTTGATGACTATCTGTCTGAAGAAGACGCGGAATACGTCATCAGAAAAGGATTGGCCAAATGTGCACTGGAGCATCTTAACACCCGCTACAGCGAACAGCGGGGTCACCATATCTTCCTGCAACAGCTGGCTGATAAGTGGGAAGAAAAATCCCGGGAAGATACAGACCCTGCTTTGCCAGATGAAAGCAGGGACATATATCTGGACATTTTAAATCAGCAGCGCCAGTGGCTGCTGGATAAAAACCAGGAAGCAGAGCATGTTGATGAAGACATCATCAGGAAATTTTTACACCAGATAGATATTGAAGAAGAAAAACTTAAATTTATCTAG
- a CDS encoding GNAT family N-acetyltransferase produces the protein MESLKAVPFNTYFARSVVEQKIDGKVYVDNIGKPQTFYIIHPYGMSLLLGKSDNKMFNQQFREYIINADSPRDKDEWMQTFPHEWNTVLDKLFRDDQHQLIPEVELDARVNFKFNKEKYLDYKAGEQADASIQITPTTQTVFETLQGAVIPANFWSSSADFETNGVGYSLYYDNILASVAFAAFIEKGVLELGIETIDQFRGKGLAHKVCSALIDYCIEKDLEPIWACKLSNTGSFKLAHKLGFEVSRELPYYRLKYIAR, from the coding sequence ATGGAATCTTTAAAAGCGGTTCCATTCAACACCTATTTCGCACGCTCCGTTGTTGAACAAAAGATCGACGGAAAAGTATATGTAGATAATATCGGAAAACCTCAGACCTTTTATATCATTCACCCCTATGGGATGTCTTTATTGTTGGGAAAAAGCGACAATAAAATGTTTAATCAGCAGTTCAGGGAATATATTATCAATGCTGATAGCCCGCGCGACAAAGATGAATGGATGCAGACATTTCCGCATGAATGGAATACGGTGCTGGATAAGTTGTTCAGAGATGATCAGCATCAACTTATCCCTGAAGTGGAACTGGACGCGAGAGTCAATTTTAAATTCAACAAAGAAAAATACCTGGATTATAAAGCCGGAGAACAGGCAGATGCCAGCATACAAATTACGCCTACCACACAGACTGTTTTTGAAACCTTGCAGGGGGCTGTTATTCCGGCTAACTTCTGGAGCAGCTCAGCTGACTTTGAGACTAACGGTGTAGGCTATAGTTTATATTACGATAACATACTGGCCTCTGTAGCTTTTGCAGCTTTCATTGAAAAAGGCGTGCTGGAACTGGGCATTGAAACTATTGATCAATTCAGGGGAAAAGGGCTGGCGCATAAAGTATGTTCCGCACTGATAGACTACTGCATAGAAAAAGATCTTGAACCTATCTGGGCCTGCAAACTGAGTAACACCGGCTCCTTTAAACTGGCCCATAAACTGGGCTTTGAAGTTTCCAGAGAGTTGCCTTACTACAGGTTAAAATATATTGCTAGATAA
- a CDS encoding peptidase associated/transthyretin-like domain-containing protein, with product MFMKTVLLCLCLIAGTSHFLFAQQCTIEVSGYVTEADGTPISDVEVEIADDLGFTSIKTFTDAVGHYVGVIVKYMFPGTSTPITLNYKKINHVSENRSITVTNSRNTHISVSLITVVLRQNAPQYP from the coding sequence ATGTTCATGAAAACTGTCCTGTTATGTTTATGCCTGATTGCAGGCACTTCCCATTTTCTGTTTGCACAGCAGTGTACAATTGAAGTAAGCGGCTATGTCACTGAAGCTGATGGCACTCCTATCAGCGATGTAGAGGTGGAGATAGCAGACGATCTGGGTTTCACCTCGATTAAAACATTTACTGATGCAGTTGGACACTATGTGGGAGTTATCGTAAAATACATGTTCCCTGGCACCTCCACACCCATTACCCTGAATTACAAAAAGATCAATCACGTGTCGGAAAACAGAAGCATTACGGTAACAAATTCCCGTAATACGCACATTAGCGTTAGTTTAATAACAGTTGTACTCCGCCAAAATGCACCTCAATATCCATAA
- a CDS encoding ABC transporter ATP-binding protein encodes MTTPSTTAAVNKNTAANPKQALRLFKYMKPYRTSFAAGMLLLLISSLAGLLFPDLLGRLVNAGKQQPGSEPIHLIGIYLIGILIIQSASAFFRTILFVKVSEKSLASLRQTIYNHLIQLPMNFFLHRRVGELNSRISADITLLQETFTTTLAEFIRQLIIVIGGIAFLMLTSAQLTVFMLAILPVMVIIAVIFGRFIRHFSKKVQDQVAASGTIVEETLQGIFSVKAFANEFMEMNRYREKTDAAASIGIQNGKYRAALSSFVILGIFGALVAVIWRGAVIGLDSGHLFSFVLYSLFIGSSIGGLADVYTALQKSFGATENLLAILDEPAESLSPVTSIAPEHILQGNIRFKNVFFRYPGREEVPVLSDISFDAWADQKIALIGPSGAGKSTIVSLLLRIYDPVSGQILFDNEESHQYPLSALRSQIATVPQDVFLFGGTIGENIAYGKPNATEEEIITAAKKANAWEFIQRLPQGLQTIVGERGVQLSGGQRQRVAIARAVLKAPRILILDEATSALDAESERLVQDALNKLMVGRTSIVIAHRLSTIRQADKIIVIDKGTIVEEGTHEELINNHYGLYKNLCEMQFIQ; translated from the coding sequence ATGACCACTCCCTCAACAACTGCTGCGGTCAATAAAAATACTGCAGCCAATCCTAAGCAGGCACTTCGTTTGTTTAAATACATGAAGCCCTACCGCACCTCCTTCGCTGCAGGCATGCTGCTACTGCTGATATCCAGTCTGGCCGGACTATTATTCCCCGACCTGCTGGGACGACTCGTCAATGCAGGCAAACAGCAGCCCGGATCAGAGCCCATTCACCTGATTGGTATATATTTAATAGGAATCCTAATCATTCAATCAGCCAGCGCATTTTTCAGAACAATACTTTTTGTAAAAGTATCAGAGAAATCACTGGCCTCCTTACGACAGACTATATACAATCATCTGATACAACTGCCGATGAACTTTTTCCTCCACCGGCGGGTGGGAGAACTCAACAGCAGAATATCCGCAGATATCACACTGCTGCAGGAAACCTTCACTACTACCCTCGCAGAATTTATACGGCAGCTGATCATCGTTATCGGCGGCATCGCTTTTCTGATGCTGACCTCTGCACAGCTCACCGTTTTTATGCTGGCCATCCTACCCGTGATGGTAATCATCGCAGTCATATTCGGACGCTTCATCCGGCACTTCTCTAAAAAAGTACAGGACCAGGTAGCTGCTTCAGGCACCATTGTAGAAGAAACACTGCAAGGCATCTTCAGCGTAAAAGCTTTTGCCAACGAGTTCATGGAAATGAACCGTTACCGTGAAAAAACCGATGCTGCGGCTTCTATCGGTATTCAGAATGGAAAATACCGGGCAGCCCTCTCCTCTTTTGTGATTCTGGGTATCTTCGGCGCCCTGGTAGCAGTCATCTGGAGGGGAGCTGTTATTGGCCTCGATAGCGGTCATCTGTTTTCATTTGTATTGTACTCTCTTTTTATCGGCAGTTCCATCGGCGGCCTGGCAGACGTATATACAGCCCTGCAGAAAAGTTTCGGCGCCACAGAAAATCTGCTCGCCATTCTCGATGAACCCGCAGAGTCACTGTCACCCGTTACCAGCATCGCCCCTGAACATATCCTGCAGGGTAATATCCGGTTCAAAAACGTATTCTTCCGCTACCCCGGCCGGGAAGAGGTGCCCGTACTCTCCGACATATCCTTTGATGCATGGGCCGATCAGAAAATAGCCCTGATAGGACCCAGCGGCGCCGGCAAAAGTACTATCGTATCCTTACTGTTACGCATATACGATCCTGTCAGCGGCCAAATCCTCTTCGACAACGAAGAAAGTCATCAGTACCCATTATCGGCACTCCGCTCCCAGATCGCTACCGTACCACAAGACGTATTCCTCTTCGGCGGCACCATCGGTGAAAATATCGCTTATGGAAAACCCAATGCCACCGAAGAAGAAATCATCACGGCCGCCAAAAAAGCCAACGCCTGGGAATTTATTCAACGACTGCCACAAGGCCTCCAGACGATCGTAGGCGAACGCGGCGTTCAACTCTCCGGCGGACAACGCCAGCGCGTAGCCATCGCCAGAGCCGTTTTAAAAGCTCCCCGCATCCTGATCCTCGACGAAGCTACTTCCGCGCTCGATGCCGAATCAGAAAGACTCGTGCAGGACGCCCTCAATAAACTCATGGTAGGCCGCACCTCCATCGTCATCGCCCATCGGCTGTCTACCATCCGTCAGGCAGATAAAATCATCGTTATAGATAAAGGAACAATTGTAGAAGAAGGTACACATGAAGAACTGATCAATAATCACTACGGGCTGTATAAAAACCTGTGTGAGATGCAGTTTATACAATAA
- a CDS encoding UpxY family transcription antiterminator, translating to MSVQITGWYVVYTKPRHEKKVAGFLSALDIVNFLPTTRMLRVWKDRKKYIDSPLFPSYLFIYLEDLETYYKVLSLEAVLYYVRTGKEVVKVKEDVIHSIRLVTQQVSDMDIEVSDDYFQPGKQLMIKDGILCGLICEVVEIKGQQKILVRVNMLQKNILVAVSSEYLDSISA from the coding sequence ATGAGCGTTCAGATAACTGGCTGGTATGTGGTATATACCAAGCCCCGACACGAAAAAAAAGTTGCCGGTTTTTTGTCAGCTTTAGACATTGTTAACTTTTTGCCGACAACCAGAATGCTTCGCGTGTGGAAGGATCGAAAAAAGTACATTGATTCGCCTTTGTTTCCGTCCTATCTTTTTATATATCTGGAGGATCTGGAAACTTACTATAAAGTACTCAGCCTGGAGGCCGTACTTTATTATGTCAGAACAGGAAAGGAGGTGGTCAAAGTAAAAGAAGATGTTATCCATAGTATCCGGTTGGTAACACAACAGGTAAGTGATATGGATATTGAGGTCTCGGACGATTACTTTCAACCCGGAAAACAACTGATGATCAAGGACGGGATTTTATGTGGTTTGATCTGTGAGGTGGTGGAAATAAAGGGACAACAGAAAATCCTGGTACGAGTCAATATGTTGCAGAAGAATATTCTGGTGGCGGTATCTAGTGAATATCTCGATTCAATTTCAGCATAG
- a CDS encoding thioesterase II family protein — protein sequence MEKINLFCLPFAGGSKYSYRLYEEHLPSFLNIIPLEYPGRGTRMGEPLKEDVNQLVNDLYLQIADKLDRSAYAIYGHSMGGLMSYLLTRKILEKRRTPPLHLFITGTSGPGALSRTEKKRHLLDKRSFIEEIRNLNGSPDEILQNDELLDFIEPILRADFKVSENYAHSSISPLNIPITVITGTREEMKPEDIQLWQQETLVPVDFRRMPGHHFFIFKYPYEIVGIIAKKLLVHHKSYQL from the coding sequence ATGGAGAAAATTAATCTTTTCTGTCTGCCATTTGCCGGTGGAAGCAAGTATTCTTACCGGTTGTATGAAGAGCATCTGCCTTCATTTTTAAATATTATTCCGCTTGAGTACCCAGGCAGAGGTACACGTATGGGGGAACCATTAAAAGAAGATGTTAACCAGCTCGTGAATGACCTTTACCTGCAGATAGCCGATAAACTTGACCGGTCTGCATATGCCATCTACGGCCATAGCATGGGTGGGCTGATGTCCTACCTGCTCACCCGGAAGATCCTGGAAAAAAGAAGAACACCTCCGTTACATCTCTTTATCACCGGCACTTCCGGCCCGGGCGCGCTGTCGCGCACAGAGAAAAAAAGACATCTGCTCGATAAAAGATCATTCATCGAAGAAATCAGAAACCTGAATGGAAGCCCTGATGAAATTCTTCAGAATGATGAATTACTGGATTTTATAGAACCGATTCTGAGAGCGGATTTTAAAGTCTCTGAAAACTATGCCCATAGTTCCATTTCCCCTTTAAATATACCCATCACCGTTATTACCGGCACCAGGGAAGAGATGAAACCTGAAGATATCCAGCTCTGGCAGCAGGAAACCCTTGTTCCAGTGGACTTCAGACGGATGCCTGGTCATCACTTTTTCATCTTTAAATATCCGTACGAAATAGTCGGAATCATCGCCAAGAAATTACTTGTTCATCACAAATCATATCAATTATGA
- a CDS encoding MBL fold metallo-hydrolase, producing MSETKVYLKPNVVLEPLYDRWYAWSHLISPATAAMNTIARHLTIMDSYLDDPAIHAEAVLNPKMKGGPFMDFNGGRVDEVKALKEDILKRQKRVIEFANAAKELDKILLAECKGFGLENAYGLVPDILKGYVELYYDRNNNADFRFFESLLYRSEFYNKSAQSIALWITDNDHRPFCLSTPRLNEPDVLHLDIPFDHPGIDEISRMKRTGRPLSEIKQILGITPEQEPLFETLFTETPPPAYKKYTGDKIRMRYFGHACILVETKDVSILVDPLISYYGYETDIEHFSDADLPDVIDYVLITHNHQDHILFETLLPLRHKIKNLIVPRTNSGKLEDPDLKLMFDNIGFTNVVAVDEMQTIKFIDTTITGLPFTGEHSDLNILTKSCYLVEISGFKLLFLADSRIVESALYKHIHSAIGDVDVMFLGMECDGAPLTWLYGPLLTKKISRDQDGSRRLAGSDCAKGMALVDIFNPKEAYVYAMGMEPWLEFISSIKYTDESNPIIQSNKLVKECEAKGIIAERLYGEKELLYERKEVLIAELE from the coding sequence ATGAGCGAAACAAAAGTATACCTCAAGCCTAACGTAGTACTGGAGCCGCTGTATGACCGGTGGTATGCCTGGAGCCATCTGATATCGCCTGCCACTGCAGCGATGAATACCATTGCACGCCACCTGACTATCATGGATTCTTATCTGGATGATCCTGCTATTCATGCTGAAGCAGTGTTAAACCCGAAGATGAAAGGAGGCCCCTTCATGGACTTCAATGGCGGTAGGGTAGACGAGGTAAAAGCCCTGAAAGAAGATATTTTGAAACGTCAGAAAAGAGTCATCGAATTTGCCAATGCAGCGAAAGAACTGGACAAGATCCTGCTGGCAGAGTGTAAAGGTTTCGGACTGGAAAACGCTTATGGTCTTGTGCCGGACATCCTGAAAGGCTACGTGGAACTGTATTACGATCGCAATAACAACGCAGATTTCCGTTTCTTTGAATCGCTGCTGTACAGAAGCGAATTCTATAATAAAAGTGCCCAGAGCATCGCCTTGTGGATCACCGATAACGACCACCGTCCGTTCTGTTTGAGCACACCACGACTCAACGAACCAGATGTGTTGCATCTCGACATCCCCTTCGATCATCCTGGCATCGATGAAATAAGCCGCATGAAGAGAACAGGAAGACCACTGTCTGAAATCAAACAGATACTGGGCATCACACCTGAGCAGGAACCACTGTTTGAAACACTCTTCACAGAAACACCACCACCGGCGTATAAAAAATATACCGGCGACAAAATCCGCATGCGTTATTTCGGACATGCCTGCATCCTCGTGGAAACAAAAGATGTGAGCATCCTGGTAGACCCGTTGATCAGCTACTATGGCTATGAAACAGATATCGAACATTTCTCTGATGCCGACCTGCCGGATGTGATCGACTATGTACTGATCACCCACAACCACCAGGATCACATCCTGTTTGAAACATTACTGCCGCTGCGTCATAAAATCAAAAACCTGATCGTTCCGCGCACCAACAGTGGTAAACTGGAAGACCCGGACCTGAAACTGATGTTTGATAATATCGGATTTACCAATGTGGTAGCCGTGGATGAAATGCAAACCATCAAGTTTATAGATACTACTATCACCGGTCTGCCCTTTACCGGCGAACACAGTGATCTCAATATCCTCACCAAATCCTGTTACCTGGTAGAGATCAGCGGCTTTAAGCTGTTGTTCCTGGCCGATTCCAGGATTGTGGAATCTGCGCTGTACAAACATATCCATAGCGCAATTGGCGATGTGGATGTAATGTTCCTGGGTATGGAATGTGACGGTGCACCGCTCACCTGGCTGTATGGACCGCTGCTGACCAAAAAGATCTCCCGCGACCAGGACGGCAGCCGTAGGCTGGCCGGTTCTGACTGTGCCAAAGGCATGGCGCTGGTGGATATCTTCAACCCTAAAGAAGCCTACGTATATGCTATGGGTATGGAGCCCTGGCTCGAATTTATCAGCAGTATCAAGTATACCGATGAATCAAATCCTATCATACAGTCCAACAAACTGGTGAAAGAATGTGAGGCTAAAGGTATCATCGCCGAACGTCTGTATGGAGAAAAAGAACTGTTGTATGAAAGGAAGGAAGTGCTGATTGCTGAGTTGGAATAG
- a CDS encoding pyridoxal-phosphate dependent enzyme yields the protein MLQQLENLSAFIGNTPLISLRNTDTPLWAKLEYNNFSGSSKDRAGYSIIYNGIKSGRINQDTTIIASSSGNLAIAVASICKMLDLKFIPVIDPNINAAYENLLNLLAYKVVKITERDHTGGYLLTRIDTVNKMHATINNSFIADQYGDPNNYKGYYGLTNEILACPKPIDYIFVAVSSSGAITGISKSIKEKRPEIKIVGVDVEGSVIFNAPPVKRYISGIGASQVPPIIKNALIDDVVILSQTDIIKGCLELLNEQVIFAGASSGAVYLAAKNYFRDISYTTTPNSLLIFPDKGHSYLDTIYNKEWATQLANKLQSASIA from the coding sequence ATGCTACAACAGCTTGAAAACCTGTCTGCCTTTATAGGCAATACCCCCCTCATTTCTCTTCGGAACACAGATACTCCTTTATGGGCTAAACTTGAATACAACAATTTCTCCGGCAGTTCCAAAGACCGCGCGGGTTACAGCATTATCTACAATGGCATCAAATCCGGACGTATTAACCAGGATACTACCATTATCGCTTCCAGCTCCGGTAACCTGGCCATCGCCGTGGCTTCCATCTGTAAAATGCTGGACCTGAAATTTATTCCTGTCATTGATCCCAATATCAATGCGGCATACGAAAACCTGTTGAATCTTCTTGCTTACAAGGTGGTGAAAATTACGGAGCGTGACCACACCGGTGGTTATCTGCTTACCCGTATTGATACCGTCAACAAAATGCACGCAACCATCAACAACTCTTTTATCGCTGATCAGTACGGCGATCCCAACAACTATAAAGGATACTATGGTTTAACAAATGAGATCCTGGCCTGCCCTAAGCCCATTGACTACATATTCGTAGCCGTTAGCTCCAGTGGCGCTATTACAGGCATCTCCAAAAGTATCAAGGAAAAAAGACCGGAGATCAAGATTGTAGGTGTAGACGTAGAAGGCTCCGTGATTTTTAACGCACCACCGGTAAAACGATATATCTCCGGCATCGGCGCCAGCCAGGTTCCGCCTATTATTAAAAACGCCCTGATCGATGATGTGGTGATTCTCTCACAAACAGATATCATCAAAGGCTGTCTGGAATTGCTCAATGAGCAGGTGATCTTCGCAGGTGCTTCCTCCGGCGCTGTTTATCTGGCCGCTAAAAACTACTTCAGGGATATTTCCTATACAACCACTCCCAATTCACTGTTGATATTTCCTGACAAAGGCCATTCGTACCTTGATACTATTTACAACAAGGAATGGGCAACACAACTGGCTAACAAATTACAATCTGCATCTATCGCTTAA